In a single window of the Streptomyces sp. HUAS ZL42 genome:
- the groES gene encoding co-chaperone GroES: MTTASSKVAIKPLEDRIVVQPLDAEQTTASGLVIPDTAKEKPQEGVVLAVGPGRFENGERLPLDVKTGDIVLYSKYGGTEVKYNGEEYLVLSARDVLAIIEK, encoded by the coding sequence GTGACGACCGCCAGCTCCAAGGTTGCCATCAAGCCGCTCGAGGACCGCATTGTGGTCCAGCCGCTGGACGCCGAGCAGACCACGGCCTCTGGCCTGGTCATTCCGGACACCGCCAAGGAGAAGCCCCAGGAGGGCGTCGTCCTGGCCGTGGGCCCGGGCCGCTTCGAGAACGGCGAGCGCCTTCCGCTCGACGTGAAGACCGGCGACATCGTGCTGTACAGCAAGTACGGCGGCACCGAGGTGAAGTACAACGGCGAGGAGTACCTCGTCCTCTCGGCTCGCGACGTGCTCGCGATCATCGAGAAGTAA
- a CDS encoding polysaccharide deacetylase family protein — translation MRPRALVAALLAAAVLLPLSGCAQSVDPIERLGKKAAERVRPHDPAAQPPYRHWGLTDPLPRAPKPAPRPLFGAKGSTALPPVVDHVPTRDKVVFLTYDDGAERDPRFVDMVRELRLPVSMFLTDSVVGPGYGHFARLQSVGASMQNHTLDHPALRGLPYAGQRAEICGQQDKLRARFGLRPRLFRPPYGTYDTTTLHAAADCGISAVVLWRASLEENGELTFTDGGDGLRAGDIVAVDPDEATGLTLIERTRRLLREIQGRGLTVGRLEDYL, via the coding sequence GTGAGGCCGCGGGCCCTGGTCGCCGCCCTGCTCGCCGCGGCCGTGCTGCTGCCGCTGTCCGGCTGCGCCCAGTCCGTCGACCCGATCGAACGGCTGGGCAAGAAGGCGGCCGAGCGGGTACGACCCCATGACCCGGCCGCACAGCCGCCGTACCGCCACTGGGGCCTCACGGACCCGCTGCCCCGGGCCCCCAAGCCGGCGCCGCGCCCCCTCTTTGGCGCCAAGGGCTCGACCGCTCTCCCGCCCGTCGTCGATCACGTCCCGACCCGCGACAAGGTCGTCTTCCTGACCTACGACGACGGCGCCGAACGCGACCCCCGGTTCGTCGACATGGTCCGCGAACTGCGCCTCCCGGTGAGCATGTTCCTCACGGACAGCGTCGTCGGCCCGGGGTACGGCCACTTCGCGCGCCTGCAGTCGGTAGGCGCGAGCATGCAGAACCACACCCTCGACCACCCCGCCCTGCGCGGCCTGCCCTACGCCGGCCAGCGCGCCGAGATCTGCGGCCAGCAGGACAAACTCCGCGCCCGCTTCGGCCTGCGCCCCCGCCTCTTCCGCCCGCCCTACGGCACCTACGACACGACGACCCTCCACGCGGCCGCCGACTGCGGCATCTCGGCCGTGGTGCTGTGGCGGGCCTCCCTCGAGGAGAACGGCGAACTGACGTTCACGGACGGCGGCGACGGGCTGCGCGCGGGCGACATCGTCGCGGTGGACCCGGACGAGGCGACCGGCCTGACCCTGATCGAACGCACGCGGCGCCTGCTGCGGGAGATCCAGGGACGGGGGCTGACGGTGGGGCGGCTGGAGGACTACCTGTAG
- a CDS encoding polysaccharide deacetylase family protein encodes MRRRAGTRAGAAALAAAAIASGCVQGGTADGPDGHPAPGQEAHQAPAARALDSYAAKLRAGHAARTLATKRWGLKKVPLTAPPPPASKPRITTRKGFEVDDHEELGLPPVFTTIPTGQRIVFLTVDDGAEKDRTFLRMMSELKVPYTAFLSDYLVKEDYGYFAKMQAGGVTLNNHTLHHPSLRGLPYARQKREICGMQDVIGRHYGKRPTVFRPPYGSYDQDTLRAAKSCGIRYVPLWDEEVFVDHWDYREGDRDLHPGDIVLTHFRGPNQWKGTMPDMVRRFLNKVTEKGYAVARLEDYL; translated from the coding sequence ATGCGTCGGCGCGCGGGGACCCGCGCCGGCGCAGCTGCGCTCGCCGCCGCGGCCATCGCCTCCGGCTGTGTGCAGGGCGGTACGGCCGACGGCCCCGACGGCCACCCCGCGCCAGGCCAGGAGGCCCACCAGGCCCCCGCCGCCCGAGCCCTCGACTCCTACGCGGCGAAACTGCGCGCCGGCCACGCCGCCCGCACGCTCGCCACCAAGCGCTGGGGCCTTAAGAAGGTCCCCCTCACCGCCCCGCCGCCCCCGGCGAGCAAGCCGAGGATCACCACCCGCAAGGGCTTCGAGGTCGACGACCACGAGGAACTCGGCCTGCCGCCCGTCTTCACCACGATCCCCACCGGACAGCGGATCGTCTTCCTCACCGTCGACGACGGTGCCGAGAAGGATCGCACGTTCCTGCGGATGATGAGCGAACTGAAGGTGCCGTACACCGCCTTCCTCAGCGACTACCTGGTCAAGGAGGACTACGGCTACTTCGCGAAGATGCAGGCCGGCGGAGTCACCCTGAACAACCACACCCTCCACCACCCCTCCCTGCGGGGCCTGCCGTACGCCCGCCAGAAACGCGAGATCTGCGGCATGCAGGACGTGATCGGCCGGCACTACGGCAAGCGCCCGACCGTCTTCCGCCCTCCCTACGGCAGCTACGACCAGGACACCCTGCGCGCCGCGAAGAGCTGTGGCATCAGGTACGTCCCGCTCTGGGACGAGGAGGTCTTCGTCGACCACTGGGACTACCGCGAGGGGGACCGGGACCTGCACCCGGGCGACATCGTCCTCACCCACTTCCGCGGCCCGAACCAGTGGAAGGGCACCATGCCCGACATGGTCCGCCGGTTCCTGAACAAGGTCACGGAGAAGGGATACGCGGTCGCCCGGCTGGAGGACTACCTGTGA
- a CDS encoding class I SAM-dependent methyltransferase: MYYDSHGAGSSQPTTRKPARHRHREHTIHRLADNEPVKNELDALRTPEGRALLDEVRDTNPADELAVATRLRREHPAELVSAALGQARLRQRAAAKFPAEDAGRMFFTPHGVEQSTRTSVATYRAGRFRDLGVASVADLCCGIGGDAIAFARAGIRVLAVDRDPLTAAVARANADALGLGDLIEVREADVAEVDTSSYDAVFVDPARRGGHGRIFDPEAYSPPLSWAVQAAAKAPRAALKVAPGIPHEAVPDGAEAEWISDGGDVKEAVLWFGTEAGAVRATLLPGPRSLLSRGLPDPEVRPVGRYLYEPDGAVIRAHLVAEVADRVDGGLVDATIAYVTADELHPTPYASAYEITDRLPFNVKKLKALLREREVGVLTVKKRGSAVEPEELRRKVLPKTHGPHSATVFLTRVAGAPTMLVGRPA; this comes from the coding sequence TTGTACTACGACTCGCATGGTGCCGGATCCTCCCAGCCCACCACCCGGAAGCCGGCCCGACACCGCCACCGGGAGCACACGATCCACCGACTGGCCGACAATGAACCGGTGAAGAACGAGCTCGACGCCCTCCGCACTCCCGAAGGCCGCGCCCTCCTCGATGAGGTCCGTGACACGAACCCGGCCGACGAACTCGCCGTCGCCACCCGGCTGCGTCGCGAGCATCCCGCGGAGCTCGTGTCGGCGGCGCTCGGCCAGGCGCGGTTGCGGCAGCGGGCGGCGGCGAAGTTCCCGGCCGAGGACGCCGGGCGGATGTTCTTCACGCCTCACGGGGTCGAGCAGTCGACGCGGACGAGCGTGGCGACGTACCGGGCGGGGCGGTTCAGGGATCTCGGCGTGGCCTCCGTCGCCGACCTGTGCTGCGGGATCGGCGGTGACGCGATCGCGTTCGCCCGCGCCGGGATCCGGGTCCTGGCCGTGGACCGCGACCCGCTGACGGCGGCCGTGGCGCGCGCGAACGCGGACGCGCTCGGGCTCGGTGATCTCATCGAGGTGCGGGAGGCGGATGTCGCGGAGGTGGACACGTCCTCGTACGACGCCGTGTTCGTGGATCCGGCGCGGCGGGGCGGCCACGGCCGCATCTTCGATCCGGAGGCGTACTCGCCGCCCCTGTCGTGGGCCGTCCAGGCCGCCGCGAAGGCTCCCCGCGCCGCTCTGAAGGTCGCTCCCGGCATCCCGCACGAGGCCGTTCCCGACGGCGCCGAGGCCGAGTGGATCTCGGACGGCGGGGACGTCAAGGAGGCTGTGCTGTGGTTCGGGACCGAGGCGGGTGCCGTACGGGCCACCCTGCTGCCCGGGCCGCGCAGCCTGCTCTCCCGCGGCCTGCCCGACCCCGAGGTCCGGCCCGTGGGACGGTACTTGTACGAGCCCGACGGCGCAGTCATCCGCGCGCATCTGGTCGCGGAGGTGGCGGACCGCGTCGACGGCGGGCTGGTCGACGCCACCATCGCGTACGTCACGGCGGACGAGCTGCACCCTACGCCGTACGCCTCGGCCTACGAGATCACCGACCGACTCCCCTTCAACGTCAAGAAGTTGAAGGCGCTGTTGCGGGAGCGCGAGGTCGGGGTCCTGACCGTGAAGAAGCGCGGGTCGGCGGTCGAGCCGGAGGAACTGCGGCGAAAGGTACTCCCCAAGACACACGGCCCCCATTCGGCGACGGTGTTCCTGACCCGGGTGGCGGGGGCGCCGACGATGCTGGTCGGCCGTCCCGCCTGA
- a CDS encoding RNA polymerase sigma factor, with translation MTPQPTVDPRDTVETVFRIESPRVVAAVARIVRDLGIAEELAQDALVAALEQWPRDGVPDNPGAWLTATARHRAVDLIRRRENYARKLQEIGRDLETTAPPEEPSDPDDIDDDLLRLVFTTCHPVLSPEARIALTLRLLGGLTTPEIARAFLVPEATVAQRIVRAKRTLATKNVAFEVPYGPDREARLGSVLDVIYLIFNEGYAATAGDDWLRPSLCEDALRLARQLSALMPKEPEVHALTSLLEFQASRTAARTGPDGEPVLLKDQNRRRWNRMLIARGIRALGRADATATGAPGPYALQAAIAACHAHAYTYEETDWKSIAALYTLLAARTPSPVVELNRAVAVSMAEGPAKALEIVEILSTEPALHDYHLLPSVRGDLLLRLGRTAEARAEFERAATLTRNERERELLLRRAAETS, from the coding sequence GTGACACCGCAGCCCACCGTCGACCCGCGCGACACCGTCGAGACCGTCTTCCGGATCGAGTCCCCGCGCGTCGTCGCCGCCGTCGCCCGCATCGTCCGCGACCTCGGCATCGCCGAGGAGCTGGCGCAGGACGCGCTGGTCGCCGCCCTGGAGCAGTGGCCCCGGGACGGCGTGCCCGACAACCCGGGCGCCTGGCTGACGGCCACCGCCAGGCACCGCGCCGTCGACCTGATCCGCCGCCGGGAGAACTACGCCCGCAAGCTGCAGGAGATCGGCCGCGACCTGGAGACGACGGCACCTCCGGAGGAGCCTTCCGACCCCGACGACATCGACGACGATCTGCTCCGCCTGGTCTTCACGACCTGCCACCCGGTGCTGTCCCCCGAGGCCCGCATCGCCCTCACCCTGCGCCTCCTCGGCGGCCTGACCACCCCCGAGATCGCCCGCGCCTTCCTCGTCCCCGAGGCGACGGTGGCCCAGCGCATCGTGCGGGCGAAGAGGACCCTGGCGACGAAGAACGTCGCCTTCGAGGTGCCGTACGGCCCCGACCGCGAGGCTCGTCTCGGCTCGGTCCTGGACGTCATCTACCTGATCTTCAACGAGGGGTACGCCGCCACGGCGGGCGACGACTGGCTGCGCCCGTCCCTGTGCGAGGACGCGCTGCGGCTGGCCCGCCAGTTGTCCGCCCTGATGCCCAAGGAACCGGAGGTCCACGCCCTGACCTCCCTCCTGGAGTTCCAGGCGTCCCGCACGGCCGCCCGCACCGGGCCCGACGGCGAACCGGTCCTCCTCAAGGACCAGAACCGCCGCCGCTGGAACCGCATGCTCATCGCCCGCGGCATCAGAGCCCTCGGCCGCGCCGACGCCACCGCCACCGGCGCCCCCGGCCCGTACGCCCTCCAGGCCGCCATCGCCGCCTGCCACGCGCACGCGTACACCTACGAGGAGACCGACTGGAAGAGCATCGCGGCCCTGTACACCCTGCTCGCCGCCCGCACCCCGTCCCCGGTCGTCGAACTCAACCGAGCGGTCGCCGTGTCGATGGCCGAGGGCCCGGCCAAGGCCCTGGAGATCGTCGAGATCCTCTCCACCGAACCGGCCCTGCACGACTACCACTTGCTTCCCAGCGTCCGCGGCGACCTGCTACTGCGCCTCGGCCGCACAGCGGAGGCGAGGGCGGAGTTCGAACGCGCGGCGACGCTCACGCGGAACGAACGGGAGCGCGAACTGCTGCTGCGGAGAGCGGCGGAGACGTCCTGA
- a CDS encoding YciI family protein: MPRYLSLVQIDESTMPAEGPSPELMQRMGELIEEVTKAGVMLDTGGLTPSVQGTRVHWEGGKISVTDGPFTESKEVVGGYAIMQCKDKAEALEWTKRFLKVHEEYWTVTCEVREIAEG, translated from the coding sequence ATGCCCCGCTACCTGTCGCTCGTGCAGATCGACGAGAGCACCATGCCCGCCGAGGGCCCCAGCCCCGAGCTGATGCAACGGATGGGAGAGCTCATCGAGGAGGTCACGAAGGCCGGCGTCATGCTCGACACCGGCGGGCTGACCCCGTCCGTCCAGGGCACGCGGGTGCACTGGGAGGGCGGGAAGATCTCCGTCACCGACGGGCCCTTCACCGAGTCCAAGGAGGTCGTCGGCGGCTACGCGATCATGCAGTGCAAGGACAAGGCCGAGGCCCTCGAGTGGACCAAGCGGTTCCTGAAGGTGCACGAGGAGTACTGGACGGTGACCTGCGAGGTGCGGGAGATCGCCGAGGGCTGA
- a CDS encoding LCP family protein → MTRHEERDEAGGRVGRRSKVLKAAGLTLAAVLVLGVGTAGWAYWHLNDNIKSVDIDNALGGDRPAKSVTTPSPSASASRLPTEALNILVLGSDSRSGKENQELGGGDSSGARSDTAMVVHIDAGRTTATVVSIPRDTLVTRPSCPLSSGGSTAVAYNSMFNSAYSVGGPVCAVKTVESVTGVRMDHYIEIDFSGFAKLVDALGGVTVTTDEDIDDDDSHLHLAAGTHHLNGEQALALARTRHGIGDGSDLGRIGLQQKLVKALLEQIASTDLLTDPAGLYEVADTITGSLTTDTGLDSLSELMSLGQSLKGLSAENVTTVTMPVVTAPSDPNRVVAKEPAASELWESLK, encoded by the coding sequence GTGACGCGACACGAGGAGCGGGACGAAGCCGGCGGAAGAGTGGGCCGGCGGTCGAAAGTGCTGAAGGCCGCCGGCCTCACTCTGGCTGCCGTCCTGGTGCTGGGCGTCGGGACGGCGGGCTGGGCCTACTGGCACCTCAACGACAACATCAAGAGCGTCGACATCGACAACGCGCTCGGCGGCGACCGCCCCGCCAAGTCGGTGACGACACCGTCTCCTTCGGCCTCGGCCTCCCGGCTGCCGACCGAGGCCCTGAACATCCTGGTGCTGGGCTCCGACTCGCGCAGCGGCAAGGAGAACCAGGAGCTCGGCGGCGGCGACAGTTCGGGCGCCCGCTCCGACACGGCGATGGTCGTGCACATCGACGCGGGCCGCACGACGGCCACCGTGGTGAGCATTCCGCGCGACACCCTGGTCACCCGGCCGTCCTGTCCGCTGTCGTCCGGGGGGTCGACGGCGGTGGCGTACAACTCGATGTTCAACAGCGCGTACTCGGTGGGCGGGCCGGTCTGCGCGGTGAAGACCGTCGAGTCCGTCACCGGGGTCCGTATGGACCACTACATCGAGATCGACTTCTCGGGCTTCGCGAAGCTCGTCGACGCGCTCGGCGGGGTCACCGTCACCACCGACGAGGACATCGACGACGACGACAGCCACCTGCACCTCGCGGCCGGCACCCACCATCTGAACGGCGAGCAGGCCCTCGCCCTCGCCCGCACCCGGCACGGCATCGGCGACGGCAGCGACCTCGGCCGGATAGGCCTGCAGCAGAAGCTCGTGAAGGCCCTGCTGGAACAGATCGCGTCGACCGACCTGCTGACCGACCCCGCCGGGCTCTACGAGGTCGCCGACACGATCACCGGGAGCCTGACCACGGACACGGGCCTCGACTCGCTGAGCGAGCTGATGAGCCTCGGCCAGAGCCTGAAGGGCCTCTCGGCGGAGAACGTGACGACGGTGACGATGCCGGTGGTGACGGCCCCGTCGGACCCCAACCGGGTGGTGGCGAAGGAGCCGGCGGCGAGCGAGCTGTGGGAGTCGCTGAAGTAG
- a CDS encoding endo-1,4-beta-xylanase, with the protein MRTSRFSRTSRLPLRTRLVALFAGFTTVGALLAAGTTTAHAADTPLRDLAAAKGKVIGTAVTGSKLTGTYGDIAGGQFNSLTPGNAMKWGSVEPTQGNFNWAEADQIVAFAQAHNQQVRGHTLVWHSQNPSWLTNGSWTSAQLSSLLQNHINTEVTRYKGKIAAWDVVNEPFNEDGTYRSTLWYNGLGADYIANALTWARAADPAAKLYINDYNVEGVNAKSTALYNLVKSLKERGVPIDGVGLQAHLILGQVPATLQQNMQRFADLGVDVAITELDIRMQLPSDSNKLAQQAADYKSVVAACVALTRCVNITVWGFTDSDSWIPSTFPGQGAATPYDENYAPKPVYYAIAEALGGGTTTPPPTGACTAAYSIANQWNTGFTGQVRISCSGASLTSWKVSWTYGAGQQITQAWNATCSQSGAAVTCLNASYNGTVADGGSVTFGFTGSWSGSNPVPTVTLG; encoded by the coding sequence ATGAGAACCTCCAGATTCTCGAGAACCTCCAGACTCCCCTTACGGACACGCCTGGTCGCGCTCTTCGCCGGGTTCACCACCGTAGGCGCCCTGCTCGCCGCCGGCACGACGACCGCGCACGCCGCCGACACGCCCCTCCGCGACCTCGCTGCCGCCAAGGGCAAGGTCATCGGCACGGCGGTCACCGGCTCCAAGCTGACCGGGACGTACGGCGACATCGCCGGCGGGCAGTTCAACTCGCTCACCCCGGGCAACGCCATGAAGTGGGGCTCGGTCGAGCCGACCCAGGGGAACTTCAACTGGGCAGAGGCCGACCAGATCGTCGCCTTCGCGCAGGCCCACAACCAGCAGGTGCGCGGCCACACCCTGGTGTGGCACAGCCAGAACCCGAGTTGGCTCACCAACGGCAGCTGGACGTCCGCCCAGCTCAGCAGCCTGCTGCAGAACCACATCAACACCGAGGTCACGCGCTACAAGGGCAAGATCGCCGCCTGGGACGTCGTCAACGAGCCCTTCAACGAGGACGGCACCTACCGTTCGACCCTCTGGTACAACGGCCTCGGCGCCGACTACATCGCGAACGCCCTGACCTGGGCCCGGGCCGCCGATCCGGCCGCCAAGCTCTACATCAACGACTACAACGTCGAGGGCGTCAACGCGAAGAGCACCGCCCTGTACAACCTGGTCAAGTCCCTGAAGGAGCGGGGAGTTCCGATCGACGGAGTGGGCCTGCAGGCGCACCTGATCCTCGGCCAGGTCCCCGCCACCCTGCAGCAGAACATGCAGCGCTTCGCCGACCTGGGCGTGGACGTGGCGATCACAGAGCTGGACATCCGGATGCAACTCCCGTCGGACAGCAACAAACTGGCCCAGCAGGCGGCCGACTACAAGTCGGTCGTGGCCGCGTGCGTCGCCTTGACACGCTGCGTCAACATCACCGTCTGGGGCTTCACCGACTCCGACTCCTGGATCCCGAGCACCTTCCCCGGCCAGGGGGCGGCGACGCCGTACGACGAGAACTACGCGCCGAAACCGGTTTACTACGCGATCGCGGAGGCACTCGGCGGCGGTACGACGACACCGCCTCCGACGGGCGCGTGCACGGCGGCGTACAGCATCGCGAACCAGTGGAACACCGGCTTCACCGGACAGGTGAGGATCTCCTGCTCCGGGGCCTCCCTCACGTCCTGGAAGGTCAGCTGGACGTACGGAGCGGGCCAGCAGATCACGCAGGCCTGGAACGCGACGTGCAGCCAGTCGGGCGCGGCGGTGACGTGCCTGAACGCCTCGTACAACGGGACGGTCGCGGACGGCGGGTCGGTGACCTTCGGGTTCACCGGGTCGTGGAGCGGGAGCAATCCGGTGCCCACGGTGACACTGGGCTGA
- a CDS encoding LacI family DNA-binding transcriptional regulator encodes MTAPEPAETQTTGHSTQTATLAEIAREAGVSAPTVSKVLNGRADVAPATRTRVEELLRAHGYRRRRAEATRSPLIDLVFHELESAWAMEVIRGVENVARDAGLSVVLSESAGRLTPGRTWADQVAARRPHGVILVLSGLDESQRALLTSRSIPFVVMDPAGDPGADVPSIGATNWQGGLAATRHLVELGHERIGAISGPPPMMCSRARIDGYRAALETAGLPVDPELVRTGDFHHEAGYRLGRELLALPDRPTAVFAGNDLQALGLYEAAREMGLRIPEDLSVVGFDDLPVARWVGPPLTTVRQPLMEMAEAAARLVLELGRGEGAPTATRVELATSLVVRSSTGAPLAGS; translated from the coding sequence ATGACAGCCCCGGAGCCCGCTGAAACCCAGACGACAGGGCATTCGACCCAGACCGCGACGCTCGCGGAGATCGCCCGCGAGGCCGGCGTCTCGGCGCCGACTGTTTCGAAGGTCCTCAACGGCCGCGCCGATGTCGCCCCGGCGACCCGGACCCGCGTCGAGGAACTGCTGCGTGCCCACGGCTATCGGCGCCGCCGGGCCGAGGCGACCCGCTCGCCCCTGATCGACCTGGTCTTCCACGAACTCGAGAGCGCCTGGGCGATGGAGGTCATCCGGGGCGTGGAGAACGTGGCCCGCGACGCCGGGCTGAGCGTGGTGCTGAGCGAGAGCGCCGGCCGGCTCACGCCCGGGCGGACCTGGGCCGACCAGGTCGCAGCCCGCCGCCCGCACGGCGTGATCCTCGTGCTGTCCGGTCTCGACGAGTCCCAGCGGGCGCTGCTCACCAGCAGGTCCATCCCGTTCGTGGTGATGGACCCGGCCGGCGATCCGGGCGCCGACGTGCCGTCCATCGGGGCCACCAACTGGCAGGGCGGGCTCGCCGCCACCCGGCATCTGGTCGAGCTGGGGCACGAGCGGATCGGGGCCATCAGCGGGCCCCCGCCCATGATGTGCAGCAGGGCGCGGATCGACGGCTACCGGGCGGCCCTGGAGACCGCCGGGCTGCCGGTCGATCCGGAGCTGGTCAGGACCGGTGACTTCCATCACGAGGCGGGCTACCGGCTCGGCCGCGAGCTGCTTGCCCTGCCGGACCGGCCCACCGCCGTCTTCGCCGGCAACGACCTCCAGGCGCTCGGCCTGTACGAGGCCGCCCGCGAGATGGGACTGCGCATCCCGGAGGACCTCAGCGTGGTCGGGTTCGACGACCTTCCGGTGGCGCGCTGGGTGGGGCCGCCGCTGACGACCGTACGGCAGCCGCTGATGGAGATGGCCGAGGCCGCGGCCCGGTTGGTGCTGGAGCTGGGGCGTGGGGAGGGGGCGCCGACGGCGACCCGGGTGGAGCTGGCGACGAGTCTGGTGGTGCGGAGCAGCACCGGGGCGCCGTTGGCCGGAAGTTGA
- a CDS encoding glycoside hydrolase family 3 N-terminal domain-containing protein — protein MITAPWRDPSLPAAARVDDLLSRMTLEEKTAQLYGVWVGAETDGEGVAPHQHDMTADPSGSDWDELITRGLGQLTRIFGTGPVDPALGAQALSRAQRRIMEAGRFGIPAVAHEECLAGFTAWRATAYPVPLAWGATFDPPLVEDMARHIGRDLRSVGVHQGLAPVLDVVRDPRWGRVEETIGEDPYLVGTIGTAYVRGLESAGVVATLKHFAGYASSAGARNLAPVRAGIREFADVTLPPFEMALREGGARSVMAAYTETDGVPASADPSLLTELLREEWGFTGTVVADYFGIGFLETLHRVAGTPTEAAHLALAAGIDVELPTLKCYGESLVSAVREGVVPTELLDRAARRVLLQKCELGLLDEDWEPGLPESVDLDSTANRALARRLAEESVVLLDNPDGLLPLAPDTRMAVVGPRAADALAMLGCYSFPSHVLTHHPEVPMGIEIPTVLEALRAELPDAKVTFAEGCGVSDPDTAGFEEAVARASEADVCVAVLGDRAGLFGRGTSGEGCDVADLRLPGVQGELLDALVATGVPVVLVLLTGRPYALGRWHGRLGAAVQAFFPGEEGGPAVAGVLSGRVNPSGRLPVSVPRVPGGQPWTYLQPPLGLAGEVSNLDPTPLYAFGHGRSYTRFVWEDFTGAGETEIATDGSYDVSVTVRNAGERAGAEVVQLYLHDPVASVTRPDVRLIGYRRVELAPGEARRVTFRFHADLSAFTDRRGRRVVEPGLLELRLGVSSAEVRHVARLTVTGAVRTLGPLRRLRCETEVS, from the coding sequence ATGATCACCGCCCCCTGGCGTGACCCCTCCCTGCCCGCTGCCGCCCGCGTCGACGACCTCCTCTCCCGGATGACCCTCGAGGAGAAGACCGCCCAGCTGTACGGGGTGTGGGTGGGCGCCGAGACGGACGGCGAGGGAGTCGCCCCGCACCAGCACGACATGACCGCCGACCCCTCCGGCAGCGACTGGGACGAGCTGATCACCCGGGGGCTCGGTCAGCTGACGCGGATCTTCGGCACGGGCCCCGTGGACCCGGCGTTGGGCGCGCAGGCGTTGTCCCGCGCCCAGCGCCGCATCATGGAGGCCGGCCGCTTCGGCATCCCGGCGGTCGCCCACGAGGAGTGCCTGGCCGGTTTCACGGCCTGGCGGGCCACGGCGTACCCCGTTCCGCTGGCCTGGGGTGCGACCTTCGACCCGCCCCTGGTCGAGGACATGGCCCGGCACATCGGCCGCGACCTGCGCTCGGTCGGTGTCCACCAGGGTCTGGCGCCCGTCCTGGACGTCGTACGGGATCCGCGCTGGGGCCGGGTGGAGGAGACGATCGGCGAGGACCCGTACCTCGTCGGCACGATCGGCACGGCGTACGTCCGCGGCCTGGAGTCGGCCGGGGTCGTCGCCACGCTCAAACACTTCGCCGGGTACGCGTCCTCGGCGGGCGCCCGCAACCTCGCCCCCGTCCGGGCCGGGATCCGCGAGTTCGCCGACGTGACGCTCCCCCCGTTCGAGATGGCGCTGCGCGAGGGCGGGGCGCGCTCGGTGATGGCGGCGTACACGGAGACGGACGGGGTTCCGGCGTCGGCGGACCCGTCCCTGCTGACCGAACTCCTGCGGGAGGAGTGGGGTTTCACGGGCACGGTGGTCGCGGACTACTTCGGCATCGGCTTCCTCGAGACCCTGCACCGGGTGGCCGGAACCCCCACGGAGGCGGCACACCTGGCGCTGGCGGCGGGCATCGACGTGGAACTGCCCACCCTCAAGTGCTACGGCGAGTCGCTGGTGTCGGCGGTCCGGGAAGGCGTGGTCCCCACCGAGCTGCTGGACCGGGCGGCCCGCAGGGTCCTGCTGCAGAAGTGCGAGCTGGGCCTGCTCGACGAGGACTGGGAGCCGGGGCTCCCGGAGTCGGTCGACCTGGACTCGACGGCGAACCGCGCCCTGGCCCGCCGCCTCGCGGAGGAGTCGGTGGTCCTGCTGGACAACCCCGACGGCCTGCTCCCGCTGGCCCCCGACACGCGGATGGCGGTGGTGGGCCCGAGGGCGGCGGACGCACTCGCGATGCTCGGCTGCTACTCCTTCCCGTCCCACGTCCTCACGCACCACCCCGAGGTGCCGATGGGCATCGAGATCCCCACGGTGCTGGAGGCCCTGCGCGCCGAACTCCCGGACGCGAAGGTGACGTTCGCGGAGGGCTGCGGGGTGTCCGACCCGGACACCGCGGGCTTCGAGGAGGCGGTGGCGCGGGCGTCGGAGGCGGACGTGTGCGTGGCGGTCCTGGGCGACCGGGCGGGCCTGTTCGGCCGGGGCACCAGCGGCGAGGGCTGCGATGTGGCGGACCTTCGGCTGCCCGGGGTGCAGGGCGAGTTGCTGGACGCGCTGGTCGCCACGGGCGTCCCGGTGGTCCTGGTCCTGCTGACCGGCCGCCCGTACGCGCTGGGCCGCTGGCACGGGCGGCTGGGGGCGGCGGTCCAGGCGTTCTTCCCCGGGGAGGAGGGCGGCCCGGCGGTGGCCGGCGTGCTGTCGGGCCGGGTGAACCCGTCTGGGCGGTTGCCGGTGAGCGTGCCGCGGGTGCCGGGGGGTCAGCCGTGGACGTACCTGCAGCCGCCGCTGGGGCTGGCGGGCGAGGTCAGCAATCTGGATCCGACGCCGCTCTACGCGTTCGGGCACGGGAGGTCGTACACGAGGTTCGTCTGGGAGGACTTCACGGGCGCCGGGGAAACCGAGATCGCCACGGACGGCTCGTACGACGTGTCGGTGACCGTGCGGAACGCGGGTGAGCGGGCGGGGGCGGAGGTCGTGCAGCTGTATCTGCACGACCCGGTGGCGTCGGTGACACGACCGGACGTACGGCTGATCGGCTACCGGCGGGTGGAGCTGGCGCCGGGTGAGGCACGCCGGGTGACGTTCCGCTTCCATGCGGATCTGTCGGCGTTCACGGACCGGCGAGGCCGGCGGGTCGTCGAACCAGGGCTGCTGGAGCTGCGGTTGGGGGTGTCGAGTGCGGAGGTGCGGCATGTGGCGCGGCTGACGGTGACCGGGGCGGTACGGACCCTGGGCCCGTTGCGGCGGCTGCGGTGCGAGACGGAGGTGTCGTGA